Proteins encoded in a region of the Streptomyces sp. NBC_00310 genome:
- a CDS encoding iron chaperone — translation MTNTRKATRSSGTAEKKFDGFTAEERDAMKEHAQELKTSARRGPRTAKADGESDVLAKIAGMTDTDRALAERLHEIVRSAAPDLSPKLWYGMPAYARNGKVVCFFQSAQKFRTRYATLGFSDQARLDDGTLWPTTYALTELTADTEARLVELIGKAAG, via the coding sequence ATGACGAACACGCGGAAGGCCACCCGGAGCAGCGGCACGGCCGAGAAGAAGTTCGACGGGTTCACGGCCGAGGAACGCGACGCGATGAAGGAGCACGCGCAGGAGTTGAAGACGTCCGCGCGTCGCGGCCCGCGCACGGCCAAGGCGGACGGGGAGAGCGACGTGCTCGCGAAGATCGCCGGGATGACGGACACGGACCGTGCCCTCGCCGAGCGGCTGCACGAGATCGTCCGGTCCGCCGCGCCGGACCTGTCGCCGAAGCTCTGGTACGGCATGCCCGCGTACGCCAGGAACGGCAAGGTCGTCTGCTTCTTCCAGAGCGCGCAGAAGTTCAGGACCAGGTACGCCACGCTCGGCTTCAGCGACCAGGCACGGCTGGACGACGGCACCCTGTGGCCCACGACCTACGCCCTGACGGAGCTGACCGCCGACACGGAGGCACGGCTCGTCGAGCTCATCGGGAAGGCGGCGGGCTGA
- a CDS encoding SGNH/GDSL hydrolase family protein: MQTSPHRSGRRGPAAVLTAVLVACLLSLAGITRAHAAPGDGSVSDPNIAYVGRWDTSSGTTAVANWTGAYVQTSFTGTTVKVKARDAVNFYVSVDGGPDVFHAGVRGTVNLTPQPLASGTHTLRITYRSGDTAFQGLVLDSGARTVAPGASAGLIEFVGDSITAGALTDRLALDSYAWRTGERLGMRHTQIARSGYCLVAQSGCTGLSGQFFKSASTGTTDWDFARYRASAVVINLGTNDIGHGVSGAAFQSAYTAFLRDVRAKYPDAVLFAVQTLKKRYVTETRAAVTARNNAGDARVRYVDTTGWLTDGTDYEDGNGHPNEAGHTKFAGRLAPVVGAALNGTASASVKAAAPGQPGDPNIKFVGRWDTTTSATAYTPYWAGAYYRVGFTGRTVQLKQRGTIDFWARIDDGPVKFYDDVKGTVNLTPSALSAGRHTLQVNYQVVAGSYRGDAVFQGLVLDSGATTFAPSAPTKLVEFVGDSITVGTTTSQNARTAYGWLIGERLGTEHTQIAQGGACLVAAADGCVGLERQYTRLNPNAATPDWDPARYRADAVVINLGTNDVGRGVSSAQFQAAYTSLLRKVRAAHPQAWIFALETFRGRFVPQTEAAVQGAISGGDSRVSFVDTTGWLGSGDLTDSVHPNDQGHRAITDRLAPVIAARIGA, from the coding sequence ATGCAGACCTCCCCCCACAGGTCCGGCAGACGCGGCCCGGCGGCCGTCCTCACGGCCGTTCTCGTCGCCTGTCTGCTGTCGCTGGCCGGCATCACCAGGGCCCACGCCGCACCGGGTGACGGCTCGGTCTCCGACCCCAACATCGCCTACGTCGGCCGCTGGGACACCAGTTCGGGCACGACGGCCGTCGCCAACTGGACCGGCGCGTACGTACAGACGTCCTTCACCGGCACCACGGTGAAGGTGAAGGCCAGGGACGCGGTCAACTTCTACGTCAGTGTCGACGGCGGGCCCGACGTCTTCCACGCGGGCGTACGCGGCACCGTGAACCTCACCCCCCAGCCCCTGGCGTCGGGCACGCACACCCTGCGGATCACCTACCGGTCCGGGGACACGGCCTTCCAGGGCCTGGTCCTGGACTCCGGGGCCCGTACGGTCGCTCCGGGGGCGTCGGCCGGGCTGATCGAGTTCGTCGGCGACTCCATCACCGCCGGTGCCCTCACCGACCGGCTGGCGCTCGACTCGTACGCCTGGAGGACCGGCGAGCGGCTGGGCATGCGGCACACGCAGATCGCCCGCTCCGGCTACTGCCTCGTCGCGCAGTCGGGCTGCACCGGTCTGAGCGGTCAGTTCTTCAAGTCGGCCAGTACGGGCACCACGGACTGGGACTTCGCCCGCTACCGCGCGAGCGCGGTCGTCATCAACCTCGGTACCAACGACATCGGACACGGGGTGTCCGGTGCCGCGTTCCAGTCGGCGTACACCGCCTTCCTGCGGGACGTCCGCGCCAAGTACCCGGACGCGGTCCTCTTCGCGGTGCAGACACTCAAGAAGCGGTACGTCACCGAGACCAGGGCCGCTGTCACAGCCCGCAACAACGCCGGTGACGCCAGGGTCCGTTACGTCGACACGACCGGCTGGCTCACCGACGGCACCGACTACGAGGACGGCAACGGGCATCCCAACGAGGCCGGCCACACCAAGTTCGCGGGCCGTCTGGCCCCTGTCGTCGGCGCCGCCCTGAACGGCACGGCGTCCGCCTCCGTGAAGGCGGCCGCTCCCGGTCAGCCCGGCGACCCGAACATCAAGTTCGTCGGACGCTGGGACACCACGACCTCCGCCACGGCCTACACGCCGTACTGGGCCGGTGCCTACTACCGTGTCGGCTTCACCGGGCGGACCGTCCAGCTGAAGCAGCGCGGCACGATCGACTTCTGGGCCCGGATCGACGACGGACCGGTGAAGTTCTACGACGACGTGAAGGGGACGGTGAACCTGACCCCGTCCGCGCTGTCGGCCGGCCGCCACACCCTTCAGGTCAACTACCAGGTGGTGGCGGGTTCCTACCGGGGTGACGCCGTCTTCCAGGGGCTGGTCCTGGACAGCGGGGCGACGACCTTCGCCCCGTCCGCGCCGACCAAGCTGGTCGAGTTCGTGGGCGACTCGATCACCGTGGGCACGACGACCTCGCAGAACGCCCGTACCGCGTACGGCTGGCTGATCGGGGAACGGCTCGGCACCGAGCACACGCAGATCGCCCAGGGCGGCGCCTGCCTCGTGGCCGCGGCGGACGGATGTGTGGGCCTGGAGCGGCAGTACACCAGGCTCAACCCCAACGCGGCGACACCCGACTGGGACCCCGCCCGCTACCGGGCCGACGCCGTCGTCATCAACCTGGGCACCAACGACGTGGGACGCGGGGTGAGTTCGGCGCAGTTCCAGGCCGCTTACACCAGTCTGCTGCGCAAGGTCCGCGCCGCCCATCCGCAGGCCTGGATCTTCGCGTTGGAGACCTTCCGTGGACGCTTCGTCCCGCAGACCGAGGCGGCCGTGCAGGGGGCGATCTCGGGCGGGGACTCCCGGGTGTCCTTCGTCGACACCACGGGCTGGCTGGGCTCCGGCGACCTCACCGACTCCGTCCACCCCAACGACCAGGGACACCGCGCCATCACCGACCGCCTCGCCCCGGTCATCGCCGCCAGGATCGGCGCCTGA
- a CDS encoding LuxR C-terminal-related transcriptional regulator, with protein sequence MSSPVISTREAEVLALLGEHLSNAEISARLFISVRTVESHVSALLRKLDEPDRRALSRRAAELARAERPHLAPALPTPLTAFIGRVRERAELAEAVKTRRQVTAVGPGGVGKTRLALAVAADAAGDFADGVWFVDLAPVTDPGRVAAAIAAAVGVGEQPGRGIDESVVSALVDRQALLVLDNCEQIRDGVAPFLERLLLACPKLRVLATSRARMMVPFEWVFLVPPLSWEGGADSDAVTLFLERAAAVGLPPEPAVRDRIAAICERLDGMALAIELAAARWPTLGLDGLTAGLSDQLRILAGGPRADDRHRSVRAALDWSHDLLEPPDRALLRRISVFVVPFTAEAATTVAGFGPLDAAGVADGLGRLAEQSLLTATPTATGTRYQALETIRQYGTERLADVGELADVRSRHVDWCLAGATALTEAEAEGADWRARFDAMADDLRAALTWAADQPDQRPSAHRLALALAGLAFTRNLLGESQQRYEQAAALAGGAGGASGGGGAGGATGAAGAAGTGRETVEVVGAVGEVTGAVAGAVALREAAGVAGCRRLGDDMFRLHRAAAEAARRAGDTAGAARDLAAAATVAYRFSSEFTRLPAVDEVTALLTTARRLSDAVALASEERADPPSEARVDPSAVARAHPSSDAIVDPSSDVRVYPSVVARADPSSDARADPSSDVPADPLADVRVDLSVVAWAHPSSDARADRLADARTALPPPASTEASADPPTPLPAELPAVLPVEPPAVLPADLFAHPPTDSAVATAAALALAEAAVVADAFGAVQGDADNTAQETVRYAERAVDLARRAGDPVAESAALDALSGARTWAGEPFGAAAAARCRIDVLASVPCTPASTHERMDALAMAAGTALGVGDLPRAHRWGRQLADHPLLAEVQHHALSWLLVADAFAGNATDVLTGSERFLDAWRRSGRHRSFSLGPAAASVAMVHGLRGDHAARAAWLATVDEAGTASEHHHGYGAVCDAMVLLHHGDPDAALERVAPEPEQVWKWVSWIWLHWYAGLRAEASVLAGHPEARARVAAARALVTGNPVATAQLDRAQALLDGDLPGQLEAARAFDAAGCAYQSARTLLLAGDGHTAAGSAALAALGLAPSSR encoded by the coding sequence GTGTCCAGTCCAGTGATCTCGACCCGGGAAGCCGAAGTGCTGGCGTTGCTCGGGGAGCACCTCAGCAACGCGGAGATCTCCGCGCGGCTGTTCATCTCCGTACGCACCGTCGAGTCACACGTCTCCGCCCTGCTGCGCAAGCTCGACGAACCGGACCGGCGGGCGCTCTCCCGGCGCGCGGCCGAACTCGCCCGCGCCGAGCGGCCACACCTGGCACCCGCCCTCCCCACACCGCTGACCGCGTTCATCGGCCGGGTACGGGAGCGCGCCGAGCTGGCCGAGGCGGTCAAGACACGCCGGCAGGTGACCGCGGTCGGTCCGGGCGGGGTGGGCAAGACCCGGCTCGCGCTGGCGGTGGCGGCCGACGCGGCCGGTGACTTCGCCGACGGGGTGTGGTTCGTCGACCTGGCCCCGGTCACCGACCCGGGACGGGTGGCGGCGGCGATCGCGGCGGCCGTGGGTGTGGGCGAACAACCCGGCCGCGGTATCGACGAGTCGGTGGTGTCCGCCCTGGTCGACCGCCAGGCGCTGCTGGTGCTGGACAACTGCGAGCAGATACGCGACGGGGTCGCGCCGTTCCTGGAACGGCTGCTGCTCGCCTGCCCGAAACTACGGGTCCTCGCGACGAGCCGGGCCCGGATGATGGTGCCGTTCGAGTGGGTGTTCCTCGTTCCGCCGCTCTCCTGGGAGGGCGGAGCCGACTCGGACGCCGTGACCCTGTTCCTGGAACGGGCGGCGGCGGTCGGCCTGCCACCGGAACCAGCCGTACGCGACCGGATCGCGGCCATCTGCGAACGGCTCGACGGCATGGCGCTGGCGATCGAACTCGCGGCGGCACGGTGGCCCACCCTCGGACTGGACGGGCTCACGGCCGGCCTCTCCGACCAGCTGCGGATCCTCGCCGGAGGCCCCCGCGCGGACGACCGGCACCGGTCGGTGCGGGCCGCGCTCGACTGGAGCCACGACCTGCTGGAGCCGCCGGACCGGGCGCTGCTGCGCCGGATCTCGGTGTTCGTGGTTCCCTTCACCGCCGAGGCGGCCACTACCGTGGCCGGGTTCGGCCCGCTCGACGCGGCCGGGGTCGCCGACGGACTCGGCCGGCTCGCCGAGCAGAGCCTGCTCACCGCGACACCGACCGCGACCGGCACCCGCTACCAGGCGCTGGAGACCATCCGCCAGTACGGGACCGAACGGCTCGCCGACGTCGGTGAGCTGGCGGACGTCCGGTCCCGCCACGTCGACTGGTGCCTGGCCGGCGCGACCGCCCTCACCGAGGCCGAGGCCGAGGGCGCGGATTGGCGCGCGCGTTTCGACGCCATGGCCGACGACCTGCGAGCGGCCCTCACCTGGGCCGCCGACCAGCCGGACCAGCGGCCGTCCGCCCACCGCCTCGCCCTCGCCCTGGCCGGACTGGCCTTCACCCGCAACCTGCTGGGCGAGTCCCAGCAGCGATACGAGCAGGCGGCGGCGCTGGCCGGGGGTGCCGGTGGTGCGAGTGGCGGGGGCGGTGCGGGTGGGGCAACTGGGGCCGCTGGGGCTGCCGGCACAGGTCGGGAGACCGTCGAGGTCGTCGGCGCTGTCGGTGAAGTGACCGGTGCTGTCGCCGGAGCCGTGGCGCTGCGGGAGGCCGCCGGGGTGGCCGGCTGTCGGCGGCTCGGCGACGACATGTTCCGCCTGCATCGTGCCGCCGCCGAGGCCGCCCGCCGGGCAGGGGACACCGCCGGCGCGGCTCGCGACCTGGCGGCCGCCGCCACCGTCGCGTACCGCTTCTCCAGCGAGTTCACCCGGCTCCCCGCCGTGGACGAGGTGACCGCCTTGCTCACGACAGCCCGACGACTGTCCGACGCCGTCGCCCTGGCGTCCGAGGAGCGGGCCGATCCGCCGTCCGAGGCGCGGGTTGACCCGTCGGCCGTGGCGCGGGCCCATCCGTCGTCGGACGCGATCGTCGATCCGTCGTCCGACGTGCGGGTCTACCCGTCGGTCGTGGCGCGGGCCGACCCGTCGTCCGACGCGCGGGCCGACCCGTCGTCCGACGTGCCGGCCGACCCGCTGGCCGACGTGCGGGTTGACCTGTCGGTCGTGGCGTGGGCCCATCCGTCGTCCGACGCGCGGGCCGACCGGCTGGCCGACGCGCGGACCGCCCTGCCGCCCCCTGCGTCAACCGAGGCATCGGCCGATCCACCGACCCCTCTCCCGGCCGAACTCCCCGCCGTCCTTCCGGTCGAACCCCCTGCCGTCCTCCCGGCCGACCTGTTCGCCCATCCGCCGACCGACTCGGCTGTCGCCACCGCGGCCGCCCTCGCTCTGGCCGAAGCGGCGGTCGTCGCGGATGCCTTCGGTGCGGTGCAGGGAGACGCGGACAACACCGCGCAGGAGACCGTCAGGTATGCCGAGCGAGCCGTCGACCTCGCTCGGCGGGCGGGCGACCCGGTGGCCGAGTCCGCCGCTCTCGACGCGCTCTCCGGTGCCCGGACCTGGGCCGGCGAGCCCTTCGGCGCGGCGGCCGCGGCCCGGTGTCGTATCGACGTCCTGGCCTCGGTGCCGTGCACCCCCGCCAGCACGCACGAGCGGATGGACGCCCTCGCCATGGCCGCCGGGACGGCCCTCGGCGTGGGTGATCTGCCGCGGGCCCACCGGTGGGGCAGGCAACTCGCCGACCACCCGCTGCTCGCCGAGGTGCAGCACCACGCCCTGTCCTGGCTGCTGGTCGCGGACGCGTTCGCGGGCAACGCCACCGACGTACTCACCGGCAGCGAACGGTTCCTCGACGCCTGGCGGCGGAGCGGCCGGCACCGGTCGTTCTCGCTCGGCCCCGCCGCCGCGTCGGTCGCCATGGTCCACGGTCTGCGGGGCGACCACGCCGCGCGGGCGGCCTGGCTCGCGACCGTCGACGAGGCGGGCACCGCGTCGGAGCACCACCATGGCTACGGCGCCGTCTGCGACGCCATGGTCCTCCTCCACCACGGCGACCCGGACGCGGCCCTGGAACGCGTCGCACCCGAGCCCGAGCAGGTGTGGAAGTGGGTCTCCTGGATCTGGCTGCACTGGTACGCGGGCCTCCGGGCCGAGGCCTCGGTCCTGGCCGGTCACCCGGAAGCCCGCGCCCGGGTCGCCGCCGCCCGGGCCCTGGTCACCGGCAACCCGGTCGCCACCGCCCAACTGGACCGGGCACAGGCGCTCCTGGACGGCGACCTGCCCGGCCAACTCGAGGCCGCCAGGGCGTTCGACGCGGCGGGATGCGCGTACCAGTCGGCCCGCACGCTCCTCCTCGCCGGCGACGGCCACACCGCCGCCGGCTCGGCGGCACTCGCCGCCCTCGGCCTCGCGCCCAGCTCCCGCTGA
- a CDS encoding long-chain-fatty-acid--CoA ligase, whose protein sequence is MANLAEYLVETAQRQPGRPALRLGDRTIGYAELDERSARAAALLRAEGVGPGDRVALMLPNVPEFVVLYYGVLRAGGVVVPMNPLLKTRETEYHLSDSGAVLLFEWHQAPGEGAQGAAAAGVRHVAVEPAAFADLLAGHEPLPGVATTPDDDVAVLLYTSGTTGRPKGATLTHGGLRHNTEVNTVHVQRMTPQDVVVGCLPLFHIFGQICTMSVAVRAGASLTLIPRFEPQAVLDAIARDRATVFEGVPTMYAALLQHPSEADVSTLRMCVSGGASLPVEILHGFERRFGCAVLEGFGMSETSPVVTFNHPDRPRKAGSIGTPIQDVEVRLLDDKGQDVAPGEVGELAVRGPNVMKGYWNRPEETAAAIPDGWLRSGDLARQDEDGYLYIVDRKKDMIIRGGYNVYPREIEETLHEHPAVALAAVVGVPHTHLGEEIAAAVVLRPTAHATPDELREFVKDRVAAYKYPREVWIVDALPTGPSGKILKREITAPAG, encoded by the coding sequence ATGGCCAATCTGGCGGAGTACCTGGTGGAGACGGCACAGCGGCAGCCGGGGCGCCCCGCGCTCCGCCTGGGAGACCGGACCATCGGCTACGCGGAACTGGACGAGCGCAGTGCCCGCGCCGCCGCGCTGCTGCGGGCCGAGGGCGTTGGGCCGGGGGACCGGGTCGCCCTGATGCTGCCCAACGTTCCCGAGTTCGTCGTCCTGTACTACGGCGTGCTGCGCGCCGGAGGCGTCGTCGTCCCCATGAACCCGCTGCTCAAGACACGGGAGACCGAGTACCACCTGAGCGACTCCGGGGCGGTGCTGCTCTTCGAATGGCACCAGGCGCCCGGTGAGGGCGCGCAGGGTGCGGCCGCCGCCGGTGTGCGGCATGTGGCTGTCGAACCGGCGGCCTTCGCGGACCTGCTGGCCGGACACGAACCGCTGCCCGGTGTGGCAACGACGCCGGACGACGACGTGGCCGTGCTCCTGTACACCTCCGGCACCACCGGCCGCCCCAAGGGCGCCACGCTCACCCACGGCGGACTGCGGCACAACACCGAGGTCAACACGGTCCATGTCCAGCGGATGACACCACAGGACGTGGTGGTCGGCTGTCTGCCGCTGTTCCACATCTTCGGCCAGATCTGCACCATGAGCGTGGCCGTGCGCGCGGGCGCCTCGCTCACCCTGATCCCCCGCTTCGAGCCGCAGGCGGTGCTTGATGCCATCGCCCGCGACCGGGCCACGGTCTTCGAGGGCGTTCCGACGATGTACGCGGCGCTGCTGCAGCACCCGTCGGAGGCGGACGTGTCGACGCTGCGGATGTGCGTCTCCGGCGGAGCCTCGCTGCCGGTGGAGATCCTGCACGGCTTCGAGCGGCGCTTCGGCTGTGCGGTGCTGGAGGGCTTCGGCATGTCCGAGACCAGCCCGGTGGTCACGTTCAACCACCCCGACCGGCCTCGCAAGGCCGGCTCCATCGGCACCCCGATCCAGGACGTGGAGGTGCGGCTGCTGGACGACAAGGGCCAGGACGTCGCGCCCGGCGAGGTCGGCGAACTGGCCGTACGGGGGCCGAACGTGATGAAGGGGTACTGGAACCGCCCCGAGGAGACGGCGGCCGCGATCCCGGACGGCTGGCTGCGCAGCGGTGACCTCGCGCGGCAGGACGAGGACGGCTATCTGTACATCGTCGACCGCAAGAAGGACATGATCATCCGCGGTGGCTACAACGTCTACCCGCGCGAGATCGAGGAGACCCTCCACGAGCACCCGGCCGTCGCCCTGGCCGCCGTGGTCGGCGTGCCGCACACCCACCTGGGCGAGGAGATCGCGGCGGCGGTCGTCCTCCGGCCGACCGCCCACGCCACCCCCGACGAACTGCGGGAGTTCGTGAAGGACCGGGTGGCCGCGTACAAGTACCCGCGCGAGGTGTGGATCGTGGACGCTCTGCCGACCGGCCCCAGCGGCAAGATCCTCAAGCGGGAGATCACCGCACCGGCGGGATGA
- a CDS encoding PucR family transcriptional regulator — protein MDISGVAAALHSRLPELGERIARRIRSDVDAYADESLIPFDSLRRSCTANADLILNHLREGATPDASPARETGRVRAEQGVPLADTLHAYRVGFELLWTEILVEARTHPEVSDDRLVSKSAEIWALFGLYAEAVAAAYRETAAELTSRGQARRSALVEALFTGVIADRTTLWEAARELGLPERGPYAVAAAAAGAPGEEPLAGVEAGLRQAQLPSAWRLLPDQQIGLIALPTAAAEGTCLGVLRGTRARVGVSPCFDSLRDTPQALRFARLALAGLRGTGPGVARFDDDPLAMVVAAAPAEAAHLVGVVLRPVVDLPVVERARLLQTLEHWFAAAGSATDAARSLFVHPNTVRYRLRRIEELTNRSLSDPRAVAHIGAALLAVRDPGAGPDEQPPAGPS, from the coding sequence ATGGACATCTCGGGTGTGGCAGCGGCACTCCATTCCAGGCTTCCGGAGCTGGGAGAGCGGATCGCACGGCGCATCCGCTCGGACGTCGACGCCTACGCGGACGAGTCACTGATCCCCTTCGACTCGCTCCGCCGCTCGTGCACCGCCAACGCGGACCTGATCCTGAACCACCTCCGCGAGGGTGCCACCCCCGACGCGAGCCCGGCTCGCGAGACGGGACGTGTCCGAGCCGAGCAGGGCGTGCCGCTGGCGGACACCCTGCACGCGTACCGGGTCGGGTTCGAACTCCTGTGGACGGAGATCCTGGTGGAGGCACGCACCCATCCCGAGGTCTCCGACGACCGGTTGGTGTCGAAGTCGGCGGAGATCTGGGCGCTGTTCGGCCTGTACGCGGAGGCGGTCGCGGCGGCCTACCGGGAGACGGCCGCCGAGTTGACCTCGCGGGGGCAGGCCCGGCGCTCGGCGCTGGTGGAGGCGCTGTTCACCGGTGTCATCGCGGACCGGACCACGCTGTGGGAGGCCGCCCGCGAGCTGGGCCTGCCCGAGCGCGGGCCCTACGCGGTCGCCGCGGCGGCGGCCGGCGCTCCGGGCGAGGAGCCGCTGGCGGGGGTCGAGGCCGGGCTGCGCCAAGCCCAACTTCCGTCGGCATGGCGGCTGTTGCCCGACCAGCAGATCGGTCTGATCGCCCTGCCCACGGCTGCGGCGGAGGGCACGTGCCTGGGTGTCCTGCGTGGCACCCGGGCCCGTGTGGGGGTCAGTCCGTGCTTCGACTCGTTGCGGGACACCCCGCAGGCGCTGCGCTTCGCCCGGCTGGCTCTGGCCGGGCTGCGGGGCACCGGTCCGGGTGTGGCGCGGTTCGACGACGACCCGTTGGCCATGGTGGTCGCCGCCGCTCCGGCCGAGGCGGCGCACCTGGTGGGGGTCGTCCTCCGGCCCGTGGTCGACCTCCCGGTGGTGGAACGTGCTCGCCTGCTGCAGACCCTGGAACACTGGTTCGCCGCCGCGGGCTCGGCCACCGACGCGGCCCGGAGCCTCTTCGTCCACCCCAACACCGTCCGCTACCGGCTGCGCCGCATCGAGGAGCTGACGAACCGGTCCCTCTCCGATCCGCGAGCGGTGGCACACATCGGCGCGGCTCTCCTGGCGGTACGAGATCCGGGTGCCGGGCCCGACGAGCAGCCCCCCGCCGGACCGAGCTGA
- a CDS encoding pyridoxamine 5'-phosphate oxidase family protein, whose protein sequence is MTGSSDRTSDGPRPRAVRRRDTERRLAHDVDVWVASASVDGVPYLVPLSFDWDGGTLLVATPADSPTGRNLAATRTARLALGLTRDVSMIEGEVEVLGIDALPQDRGDRFAARTGFDPRASVTPYHWFRITPRRVQAWCEADELTGRELMRGGRWLG, encoded by the coding sequence ATGACCGGTTCGTCCGACCGGACGAGTGACGGGCCGCGCCCCCGTGCGGTGCGTCGCCGTGACACCGAGCGCCGGCTCGCCCATGACGTCGATGTCTGGGTGGCCAGTGCCTCGGTGGACGGGGTGCCGTATCTGGTGCCGCTGTCCTTCGACTGGGACGGCGGAACGCTGTTGGTGGCCACGCCGGCCGACAGCCCGACCGGCCGGAACCTGGCCGCGACCCGGACCGCTCGGCTGGCGCTGGGCCTCACCCGCGACGTGTCCATGATCGAGGGCGAGGTGGAGGTCCTCGGCATCGACGCGTTGCCGCAGGACCGGGGTGACCGGTTCGCCGCGCGCACCGGCTTCGACCCGCGTGCGTCGGTCACGCCGTACCACTGGTTCCGTATCACCCCGCGCCGTGTCCAGGCCTGGTGCGAGGCCGACGAGTTGACGGGGCGTGAGCTGATGCGCGGCGGCCGCTGGCTCGGCTGA
- a CDS encoding VOC family protein, with protein MAVVLFAGIPVNDYTAALSWYERLLGSPPTFFPNDTEAVWELAEHRYVYIEHRPGRAGHALHTVFVDDLDTRVAGITDRGLEPSSRETYANGVRKVTYHDPDGNEIGLGGGPL; from the coding sequence ATGGCGGTCGTCCTCTTCGCAGGCATTCCGGTGAACGACTACACAGCGGCGCTCTCCTGGTACGAGCGGCTGCTCGGCTCCCCGCCGACGTTCTTCCCGAACGACACGGAGGCGGTGTGGGAGCTGGCGGAGCACCGCTATGTGTACATCGAGCATCGGCCGGGGCGCGCCGGCCACGCCCTGCACACCGTCTTCGTCGACGACCTCGACACCCGTGTCGCCGGGATCACCGATCGAGGGCTGGAGCCCAGCAGCCGCGAGACCTACGCGAACGGCGTACGCAAGGTCACCTACCACGACCCCGACGGGAACGAGATCGGTCTCGGCGGCGGCCCGCTCTGA
- a CDS encoding dihydrofolate reductase family protein, with protein MPYVTDGIESAMARAKAAAGDLDVLVHGAYTARQALEAGVLDEVEIHRIPVLFGTGRRLFDALPTRTELEIVRVIDTPEATHTRYRVRR; from the coding sequence GTGCCCTACGTGACCGACGGCATCGAGAGCGCGATGGCACGGGCGAAGGCCGCGGCCGGGGACCTGGACGTACTGGTCCACGGTGCCTACACGGCACGGCAGGCACTGGAGGCCGGAGTGCTCGACGAGGTGGAGATCCACCGGATCCCGGTGCTGTTCGGCACCGGCCGCCGGCTGTTCGACGCCCTGCCCACGCGGACCGAGCTGGAGATCGTCCGAGTGATCGACACCCCGGAGGCCACGCACACCCGCTACCGCGTCCGCCGCTGA